Genomic segment of Acidobacteriota bacterium:
CCCCCGCCGCCTTCCCGTTGATTATAACAGCCTCAAGATGGATTCAACCACCTCGTCCACCGTAAGCCCCTCCGTCCACACCCGGTGGCGGGCGCGCGCATACCAACGTTTCCTACGTAGAAAGAGGCCGAAAAGATCGGGGTCCGAGGCCAGGGGCCTCCGTCGGTCGCCGCCGATCCGCCGCACCGCCTCCTGAAAGGTGAGGTCCAGGTGGACCGTGGGTCCAAGCCCGTTCAAGAAGGGCAGGGTGACCTCGTCGCAGGCCCCCCCGCCGAGGGCCATGACCCGCTCCCCCTCCTCGGGCGTGGACAGGACGACGCGCCGTTCCACCTCCCGGAAGTAGGCCTCGCCCTGCTCGGCGAAGATCCGCGCGATGGACCGCCCCTCCAGGTCTTCCACGAGGGCGTCCGTGTCCCGAAAGGGCCACTTGAGCCTCTGGGACAAGATCCTCCCCACGGTGCTCTTGCCCGAACCCATAAACCCCATGAGGGTAACCGTGCGCCCGCCCATGTCCCCACCCTAGCACACCTCCCGCCCCGCAACCCCCATCCCCTTGACAGCCTCCCGGCGAGACCCGTAAAATCAACTTCTTGGGCGATTAACTCAGCGGAAGAGTACTATCCTCACACGGTAGGAGTCGCTGGTTCGAATCCAGCATCGCCCACCACCTTGGAGCAGAGGGGCCTCGCGTCGTCGGGGCCCCTTCGCTTCTTGCCGCCCGGGTCATTTCGTCGCTTGGCCGAAGTCTTCCTCGATCGCCGTTGCCAGGCGCATCCGGGTCCTCTACAATCGAGGCGGAGCGGCGGCGTCTGCCGCCCCCGCGCGAAGGAGACCCCGGCCCCCGTTCGGGGGCGGTCCGGTTTGAAGCGAACCTGCCAATCTGGTCGGAGGCATCCATGGCGAACAACGTCATTCCCGTCCCCAAACCGCAGAACGAGCCCGTCCTGTCCTACGGTCCCGGCTCGCCCGAAAAGGCGGCCCTCAAGGCCGAGCTGAAGCGCCAGCTGTCGGAGGAGATCGAGATTCCCCTGCTCATCGGAGGGAAGGAGGTCCGAACGGGCAACACGGCCAAGGCCGTCTGCCCCCACGACCACCGCCACGTCCTGGCCACGTACCACCAGGCGGGCGCAAAGGAGGTCGAGCAGGCCATCGCCGCTTCCCAGCAGGCCTGGCGGGATTGGTCCGAAATGCCCTGGGAGCACCGGGCGGCGATCTTCCTCAAAGCCGCGGAGCTCCTGGCCGGCCCCATGAGGGCTTCGGCCAACGCGGCCACCATGCTCAACCAGTCGAAGACCGCCTTTCAGGCGGAGATCGACTCGGCTTGCGAACTCATCGACTTCTATCGGTTCAATCCCTACTACATGCGGTTCGTGTACGAGCAACAGCCCGACAGCGCCAAGGGGATCTGGGACTACGCCGAATACAGGGCCCTCGAAGGGTTCGTCTTCGCCGTCACCCCCTTCAACTTCACCTCCATCGCCGGAAACCTCCCGACCTCCCCCGCCATGATGGGGAACACGGTTCTCTGGAAGCCCGCGTCGTCCGCGGTCTTCTCGGCCTACCACATCTTGAAGGTCTTGCAAGCCGCGGGCCTGCCCGACGGCGTGATCAATTTCGTCCCCGGCCGCGGGGGCCAGGTGGGCGATCCGGTCCTGGCCAGCCCCCACTTCGCCGGTGTCCATTTCACCGGCTCCACCGCCGTTTTTCACGACATGTGGAGGACCATCGGAGCCAACATCGCGACCTACAAGGGGTATCCGCGCATCGTCGGCGAGACGGGCGGCAAGGACTTCGTATTCGCCCACGCCAGCGCCGATGCCGCGGCCCTCGCCACGGCTCTCGTGCGCGGGGCCTTCGAGTTCCAGGGCCAGAAGTGCTCCGCCGCTTCCCGGGCCTACATCCCCAAGAGCCTCTGGCCGAAGGTGAAGGACGACCTCCTCGGGCAGGTGGGGGAGATCAAGATGGGGCCTCCCACGGACTTCCGGAACTTCTTCACGGCCGTCATCGACCGGGGCGCTTTCCGAGACCACAAGGGCTACATCGATTTCGCGAAATCCTGTCCCGAGTGCTCGATCTTGGCCGGAGGGGGCTGCGACGACAGCACGGGGTACTTCATCCAGCCGACGGTGGTCCAGACCACGGACCCCAAGTGCAAGATGATGGAGGAGGAGATCTTCGGCCCCGTGCTCACGCTCTATGTCTACGACGACGCCAGGTTCGAGGAGACCCTGGACCTGTGCGACACCACCAGCCCCTACGCCCTCACCGGGGCCATCTTCTCGACCGACCGAAAGGCCACGGTGACCATGATGAACCGCCTGCGCCACGCCGCCGGGAACTTCTACATCAACGACAAGCCCACGGGCGCCGTCGTGAGTCAGCAGCCCTTCGGCGGGGGAAGGGCCTCCGGGACCAACGACAAGGCGGGATCCTACCTGAATCTCATCCGGTGGACGTCCATGCGGGCGGTGAAGGAGACCTTCGTCCCGCCCACCCACTTCGCCTACCCCTTCATGGCGGAGGAGTGAGCCTCAGGGCTCGGGGCTGGGCGGCACGCCCGAGCCGTTCAAGAGGTCCGGCCCCCGGCCGGACCTCTTTTCGTTCTCCGGAAGCGCCTTGGCGTGGGGTTTCATGGGGCGGGGGATGGGGTCCTCGGGTCCTCCGGGCGGAGCGCCGGCGGGCGGCTGGGCCCGGGGCCGGGACCCGAGGCCGCCACGGCGGCCACCAGGCGCCGCGCCAGCACGCGCCCGTTGGCGGCGTCGTGGTCGAGGATCGTGCCCCCCACGGTCAAATCCAGGGACGGAACGTGAAAGGCGAAGGTGTTCCAAAACCCCTGGTGGCCGTAGGCGATCCACCCGTCCAACTCGATGACCATCAACCCGAGGCGGTAGGGCAGAGTCCCCCGGCCGGTCATGTCCTCCAGGGTCTGAGGGCGATCCAGAACGCCTCCGGTCAGGAGCCGCCGCATGAAGGAGGTCAGTTCCTGCGCATCCGTGACGATACCTCCCCCTCCGAAGAGGTCGAAGGAGGCCCGGAAGGCCGTGACGTCCGTCGGGCCCAGGTATTGATGGGCCCGGGGGCCCGCCTCCGGGGGAGGGGGCTCCATGTATTCCCAGTAGGTGGACCTCAGGCCCAGCCGGTCGTAGCGGAGGAGGTCCCGCACGGCGGATCCAAGGCTCCGGCCCGTCCACCGTTCGATGAGGGAGCCCAGAAGGACGTACCCGCTGTCGCTGTACGCGTACTTCTCCCCAGGTTTCCCGACGGGGTCCTGCCACTCCACGAGCAGGCGGATCTGTTCCTCCGGAGTCCAGGCGTAGTGCGGGTCGGCGAGGATGCGCTGTTCAAAGCGGGGGTCCTTGGTGTGGTCCCCGAAACCGGCCGTGTGGCTCAGCACCTGGGCCAGGGTGATGGCGTCCACGTCGTACCCGTCGCTCTTCAAGAGGTCCCTTTGTGCCGCAGTCAGATTGGCCCCCAACCGATCGTCGAGGCTCAGGCGCCTCATCTCGCACAGGCGGAGGACCGAGGCCGCCACGTAGGTCTTGGTGTTGCTCGCGATCCGGAAGGTGTGCCGGGGTGTGAGGGCCTGCGACTCGCCCCGGGCTTCCTTTCCGGCGGCTCCCGACCAGTCCAGGTTCCGGGATGGGCACAGGACCGTGGCGGCGACCCCGGGAGCCTGGGGGTTCTCGGCGAGGAACGTCTCGAGGACCTCCTGGAGACGGTCCTTCGGATCGGCCGCCAGGGCCGCACGCGCCGCCGAAAGCAGCAGGAGGATGGCCGTTTGCCTGAGGAGTGGTTTCATGGGTCCCCTTCCCGGGGCGCGCGCCGCCGCCCGAGCCTCCGGCGATTGAACCACACAAAGACGGCCGCGGACCAGCACCGGCGCACCGCGTGTCGTGAACGGCTCCCGCTTCGCGAGGCGGGTCCCTTCATTCCTTCAAACCTTTTCGCCCTTTCCGGCGTCTTAACGGGTGAAGAGTGGACGCGGTCCCCCCCGGGAAATGCGTCGGGAGGCGAAGGTTGGAGCAGGCGCTGGCGAACCGGGACACCTTCGACGTCGCGGCGGCCAAGGGAGGGGACCAGGCGGCCTTCGAGCGCCTGTATCGGGCCCACGCGGGTCGCATCCTCGCCCTCTGCGCGCGCCTGACGGGAGACCGGTCCGCGGCGGAGGATCTCACCCAGGAGGCCTTCGTCAAGGCGTGGGAGGGGCTTCCCTCCTTCCGGGGCGAGTGCGCCTTTGCCTCCTGGCTCCACCGCGTGGCCGTGCGGGTCGTGTTGGACGAGGCGCGGGCCAAGGTCCGGCGGCCGAGGACGATGAGCCTGGTGACCGACCCCGGGCGGGGCCCCGGATCGGCTCCGCCTCGGGCAGCCTCCTCCGACGTGGACCTGGAGCGGGCGGTGGCGGCCCTCCCGGAAGGGGCCCGGAGGGTCTTCGTCCTCCACGATGTGCACGGCTTCAGCCACGAGGAGATCGCCGAATTGGCCGGCCTGGCACCGGGGACCTCCAAGGCCCAGCTCCACCGTGCCCGGAAGCTGCTGAGGGAGGCGCTGAGATGATGGACTGCCGGCGTGTGGAAGCTCTGCTGGACGACTACGTGGACGGGTGCCTTCCCGAGATCCAAGCCCGCGAGGTCGAGGCCCACCTCGGGACGTGCGTCCCTTGCGCCCGATCGGAGGACGAAATTCGATCCCTCCTCCGGCGTGCCGGATACCTGCCCATCGCCTTGGAGCCTTCCCGGGACCTGTGGCCCGGAATCGAGGCGGAAATCCGGAGCCCTCGGCGCGAGAGCCCGCGCCGGGCCGGATCGCTCTCTCTCGGATGGCTGGCCGGGGCGGCCGCGGCCCTCGTGGTCCTGACCAGCGCCGTCACACTCTGGGTGACGAGATACCCTCCTTACCCGCAAGGGGGGATGGGGAGGTCTCATCCCGAACTGGCTTTCCTGTCCGCCTCGGAGCCGGACTACCTCCGGGCTCGCGCGGCCCTTCTCGCCGCTCTGGACGATCGTCGGGCCTCCCTTTCGCCCGAGACCCTGCGCGTGATCGAGGAAAACCTCGCCGCCATGGACACCGCGCTGAACTCCATGAAGGCCGCCCTCGAGAAGGACCCCGGGAACCGCAGCCTGGCCGCGCTCATCGAGGCGACCTACCGCGAAGAGATCCGTCTGCTCCGGCGGGCCGCGAGTCTGCCCGCCCACGCCTGAAAAAGGAGACCGCCATGTGGAAGAAGGCCTGGAAGACGTTAGCCGCCGCCGCCGCCGCGATGCTGACCCTCTCTCTCGCGGCCCAACAGAAGATCGACGAAAAGCGACCCGCCGCGCCCGACGGGCTCGTGACCG
This window contains:
- a CDS encoding shikimate kinase, whose amino-acid sequence is MGGRTVTLMGFMGSGKSTVGRILSQRLKWPFRDTDALVEDLEGRSIARIFAEQGEAYFREVERRVVLSTPEEGERVMALGGGACDEVTLPFLNGLGPTVHLDLTFQEAVRRIGGDRRRPLASDPDLFGLFLRRKRWYARARHRVWTEGLTVDEVVESILRLL
- the pruA gene encoding L-glutamate gamma-semialdehyde dehydrogenase: MANNVIPVPKPQNEPVLSYGPGSPEKAALKAELKRQLSEEIEIPLLIGGKEVRTGNTAKAVCPHDHRHVLATYHQAGAKEVEQAIAASQQAWRDWSEMPWEHRAAIFLKAAELLAGPMRASANAATMLNQSKTAFQAEIDSACELIDFYRFNPYYMRFVYEQQPDSAKGIWDYAEYRALEGFVFAVTPFNFTSIAGNLPTSPAMMGNTVLWKPASSAVFSAYHILKVLQAAGLPDGVINFVPGRGGQVGDPVLASPHFAGVHFTGSTAVFHDMWRTIGANIATYKGYPRIVGETGGKDFVFAHASADAAALATALVRGAFEFQGQKCSAASRAYIPKSLWPKVKDDLLGQVGEIKMGPPTDFRNFFTAVIDRGAFRDHKGYIDFAKSCPECSILAGGGCDDSTGYFIQPTVVQTTDPKCKMMEEEIFGPVLTLYVYDDARFEETLDLCDTTSPYALTGAIFSTDRKATVTMMNRLRHAAGNFYINDKPTGAVVSQQPFGGGRASGTNDKAGSYLNLIRWTSMRAVKETFVPPTHFAYPFMAEE
- a CDS encoding serine hydrolase domain-containing protein; this translates as MKPLLRQTAILLLLSAARAALAADPKDRLQEVLETFLAENPQAPGVAATVLCPSRNLDWSGAAGKEARGESQALTPRHTFRIASNTKTYVAASVLRLCEMRRLSLDDRLGANLTAAQRDLLKSDGYDVDAITLAQVLSHTAGFGDHTKDPRFEQRILADPHYAWTPEEQIRLLVEWQDPVGKPGEKYAYSDSGYVLLGSLIERWTGRSLGSAVRDLLRYDRLGLRSTYWEYMEPPPPEAGPRAHQYLGPTDVTAFRASFDLFGGGGIVTDAQELTSFMRRLLTGGVLDRPQTLEDMTGRGTLPYRLGLMVIELDGWIAYGHQGFWNTFAFHVPSLDLTVGGTILDHDAANGRVLARRLVAAVAASGPGPGPSRPPALRPEDPRTPSPAP
- a CDS encoding RNA polymerase sigma factor, with amino-acid sequence MEQALANRDTFDVAAAKGGDQAAFERLYRAHAGRILALCARLTGDRSAAEDLTQEAFVKAWEGLPSFRGECAFASWLHRVAVRVVLDEARAKVRRPRTMSLVTDPGRGPGSAPPRAASSDVDLERAVAALPEGARRVFVLHDVHGFSHEEIAELAGLAPGTSKAQLHRARKLLREALR
- a CDS encoding zf-HC2 domain-containing protein; protein product: MMDCRRVEALLDDYVDGCLPEIQAREVEAHLGTCVPCARSEDEIRSLLRRAGYLPIALEPSRDLWPGIEAEIRSPRRESPRRAGSLSLGWLAGAAAALVVLTSAVTLWVTRYPPYPQGGMGRSHPELAFLSASEPDYLRARAALLAALDDRRASLSPETLRVIEENLAAMDTALNSMKAALEKDPGNRSLAALIEATYREEIRLLRRAASLPAHA